In the Cylindrospermopsis raciborskii Cr2010 genome, TGGCGACTCTACCTTTTGTGCAGGAAATAATCATTAATTCCGCCCAGGGAAATTCTTTGAATTTAGTTGTTACCCCGCAAAATGATGCCCTAATTACTATTCAGCAGACTTTAAGTAATGTAGGTCTACCAATTTTTGGTATTGCCCAATCCCGTCCCAGTTTAGATGATGTTTACTTGGCTGCTACTGGTAAGACATTAATGGATGCGGAGTTAGCAGCGGTAGCTAATCGTGATCCTAAAGCTGAGAAAAAGCAAAATATGAGATAGGTTGGCAATATACAATCCTAACCAGTTGGTCAAGGGACCTAAGAATCCTCATATATTCATCAATAACTTCGCCCAATCTAAATCATTATGAAGACAGATATCAATTTACCATCAGTTACTTCTCCCTCCCTTATGGTCTCTGAAACTGGATCTAGTTTTATAGGAGAAATCACTCAAGAAACCTTAGCTCTAACCCGTCGTCTATTTATTCAACTACAGCGTCGTCCTTCTACCCTCATAGCTGGTATTATTCAACCAGTAATGTGGTTAGTGTTATTCGGCGCATTGTTCCAAAATGCCCCCCAGGGTTTATTTGGTTCCACTGCCAATTACGGACAATTTTTAGCTGCTGGTGTGATAGTATTTACCGCTTTTGCTGGGGCTTTAAATGCCGGTTTACCGGTTATGTTTGATCGGGAATTTGGCTTTTTAAACCGGTTACTGGTAGCACCTTTAGCTTCTCGGTTTTCTATTGTGTTTGCTTCTGCTATTTTCATCATTAGCCAAAGTTTACTTCAAGCAGCAGTGATAGTCGGTGCAGCAGCAATGCTAGGAGCAGGACTACCAGATATTAATGGACTAGTGGCGATCGCCTTGATCGTATTTTTACTGGCATTGGGAGTTACAGCTATTTCCCTGGGTTTGGCCTTTGCTTTGCCTGGACACATAGAACTAATAGCAGTAATTTTTGTAAGTAATTTACCTCTATTATTTGCTAGTACAGCCTTAGCTCCATTATCTTTCATGCCAGAGTGGTTAAAAATCGTAGTTGCTCTCAACCCTTTGAGCTATGCCATAGAACCAATTAGGCATTTATATCTCAATAGTGATTGGGAACTAAATGATGTGGTGATGGAGGTGTTTTGGGGTAATGTTAGCTTTGGAGGATCCTTGTTAGTATTATTGGGATTTGCAATAGTGGCTTTATTAAGCATTCAATCCCAATTACGCAAAACCTTAGCCTAACCTTGTTAAAACAGACAAAACGGAGGGGAAATCATGAACAAATATTTTTTGAAGGGTAAACTTTTGCTGGTTTGTGGTGCAGGAATAGGTCTTATTGGTTTATTTGCACCACAACCAAGCTTTGCTAATACCGCTATTACAAGTCAACCTTTGAATAGTCCGGACAACACAAATCCTTTGGTAAATGATTCGGGACTTGATATGTTCAATATAATTCATCGGTTGAACTTTGGCCCATTGAACTGGGACCCTAATCAGCAAAATCAGCAGTTAGAGGATGCAGCAGCAGCCTTTAAAGCCCGTCAAAATCAGATATTGCAAAATCAGCAGCCATCAAAGATAAAAGTAGAAGAAAATAGACCTGGTGGCAATACTGATGGTAGTAATACAGAAAGAAAGTAGTTGCGGATAAAACTAAATAGGTGGATGATTATGTTAACATCTTTAATTGATAGCGAAGACAGAGCAGCTGTTTATGCAGCTAAAACAAAAACTGCTGTTTGCGATCGCTCCCATTGGGGAAGAATTGAAGTTACTGGTGAAGATAGATTGCGTTTTTTACACAATCAAAGCACTAATAACCTTCAATCTTTACAACCAGGTAGTGGATGTGACACTGTGATGGTCACTTCCACAGCTAGAACCATAGATTTAGTGACTGGATATGTCTTAGAAGACAGAGTATTATTACTAGTCTCACCCAATCGGCGGGAATTTTTACTCTCCTGGTTAGACCGTTATATATTTTTCGCAGACCAGGTGACCCTGACAGATATAACCGAGCAAACAGCAACATTCACACTCCTGGGTCCAGAAAGTGATACCATAATCAGTAAACTAGGTGCAGCATCACTTCTGAGTCAACCTGATGGTCATCACATTTCAATCAATGGCATCATTTTTGCTGTTGGTACAGGATTAACTATACCTGGCTATACCCTAATTCTCCCCAGAGCAGAAAAACAGCAAATTTGGCAGCAACTCCTAGATTGGGGAGCAGTCAAATTGAGCGATCGCCATTGGGAAATGCTGCGGATTTCCCAAGGTCGTCCCGCTCCCGATGCAGAGCTAACGGATGATTATAATCCCTTAGAAGTTGGTCTTTGGCAGACAGTTTCGTTTAATAAGGGTTGTTACATTGGTCAAGAGACCATTGCCAGACTAAATACTTACAAAGGGGTAAAACAACATTTATGGGGAATTAAGCTAAAAAATTGTGCACAACCGGGAACTATAATTACCATATCAGAAGAAAAAGTTGGTAAACTTACCAGCTACATAGAAACTCCTGAAGGACACTTTGGGTTAGGTTATATTCGTGCGAAAGCAGGAGGCGTGGGTTTAACTGTAGAAGTGGGAGAAACTCAAGGAGAAATTGTGCCAGTCCCTTTTGTTTCCTGGGAGTATCCTCAATAATTGAGGTATAGCAATTTATGAGCTTTTTAATTTAGGATGAATTTATGTTAGTTAATGCGATAGTCGCCTATTTACACTATTTGAGCTTAGCAATTATCTTTGGTTCCTTATGTACAGAACTATTTACCCTTAAACCAGACCTAACCAATAAAGAAGGATGGCGAGTTCTTATAGCTGATAGCGCCTACGGAATTGCAGGGGTTACCGTCCTAATCACAGGTGTTCTCCGAGTTTTGTACTTAGAGAAAGGAGCTGCATACTATACTCATCAACCGGTTTTCTGGTTGAAAATATCCATATTTATCCTGGTTGGGTTATTGTCCTTGTATCCCACCTTTTCATTTTTGATGTGGATTAAAAATCTCCGTAATCAGAATTCCCCAGAAGTCAGTCCCGAAAAAATCAATCTGCTCAAAACTATTATTCGTCTAGAGCTTGTGGGATTTAGCCTAATTCCCCTTTTTGCTTCAATGATGGCAAGAGGAATTAGACTAGGATTATAATAGGTGTGTCTTTGTTTGTACCCATTTTCTCCTCTATAGGTAGCTTGCAAGCACTAAATCCCACACAAAGAGATAGGGTATGTAAGGAGTTTGTAAAAATTTGTTGCAACTAGCAAAGTCAGTTTAGGATAAAGATCCATCTATGTTATAGTGGGGCGGTAAATAATTATCTTTTCTAATTACAGGGAATCTAGTATGGCTCTCCATCTTGGTGATACAGTACCAAACTTTACACAAGCATCAACACACGGTGAAATCAACTTCTATGAGTGGGCGAGTGACAGCTGGGTAGTGCTGTTTTCCCACCCTGCTGATTACACACCTGTTTGTACCACAGAATTAGGCACAGTTGCTAAATTAAAACCCGAATTTGACAAACGTAACGTCAAGGCGATCGCATTGAGTGTGGACGATGTAGAATCCCACCAAGGATGGGTAGGGGATATTGAAGAAACCCAAAGCACCACACTAAACTACCCAATTATAGCAGATCCAGACAAAAAGGTTTCCGAGCTATATGATATGATTCACCCAAATGCGGCAGCCAATATTACAGTGCGCTCCGTATTTGTCATTGATCCCAACAAAAAACTTCGTCTTTCCTTCACCTATCCTCCCAGCACCGGACGTAACTTTGATGAGTTATTGCGGGTTATTGATTCCCTGCAATTAACTGATAACTACAGTGTAGCGACTCCAGCAGACTGGAAAGACGGTGAAGATTGCGTAATTGTACCATCCCTAAAAGACCCAGAAGTTCTGAAAGAGAAATTTCCCAAGGGTTATCAAGAAATCAAACCCTATTTACGGTTCACCCCCCAACCCAATAAGTAGAGGTTAGATCCAAACACATGGCGTGCCAAGCTCTTGCTAGCGCGCCCAGCATATAATGAATAAAAATATAATTACTCAAACCTATAAGCAGTGACTTAATCTAATTAGTATGGATATTAAAAGAGGATTTATTGGCACAATTGGCAACACTCCACTAATCAGACTGAACAGCTTTAGTGAAGAAACTGGTTGTGAAATTTTAGGTAAAGCGGAATTCCTCAATCCTGGAGGATCCGTGAAGGATCGTGCTGCACTTTACATAATTGAAGATGCGGAAAAAAAGGGTTTATTAAGACCTGGTGGTACTGTAGTGGAGGGAACTGCGGGTAATACAGGGATTGGCTTAGCTCATATATGTAATGCTAAAGGTTATAAATGTTTAATTATTATTCCGAACACCCAGTCCCAGGAAAAAATAGATGCGCTGACAACATTAGGGGCGGAAGTTCGTCCAGTACCAGCAGTGCCCTATAAAGATCCTAACAACTACGTCCGACTGTCTGGTAGAATAGCTCAGGAAATGTCTAATGCCATTTGGGCGAATCAATTTGATAATTTAGCCAATCGTTGTGCTCATTACGAGACCACGGGGGAGGAAATTTGGCAACAGACAGGTGGTAAAATAGATGGGTGGGTAGCAGCAACTGGAACAGGGGGAACTTATGCTGGGGTGGCAATGTGCTTAAAAGAAAAGAATTCTAATATTAAATGTGTGGTTGCTGATCCCTTGGGTAGTGGTTTATATAGTTATATTAAAACTGGTAAGATAAGTATAGAGGGTAATTCCATCACCGAGGGAATTGGTAATAGTAGGATTACAGCGAATATGGAGGATGTTCCCATTGATGATGCGATTCAAATTAATGATCAGGAAGCTTTGAGAGTAGTGTATCAGTTGTTAAGAAGAGACGGTTTATTGATGGGTGGTTCAACGGGGATTAATGTTGGTGCAGCTGTAGCTTTAGCTAGGGAGTTGGGTCCAGGACACACTATTGTGACTATTTTATGTGATAGTGGGTCTCGTTATCAGTCGCGTATATTTAATCCTGAGTGGTTAGCGACTAAAGGTTTGGTAATGGGTTAGGGTCTTGGCCTTCTTGAAGCGATTGCGTGGGTTCTTCTTGTAGGATTTTTTCGGTCATGGTAGTCATAATTTTATCCCGTTTTGACTATTGGGATTATAACACTACTTTCTGGCAATGTAAAAACCATACCCAAAGTACTTGTTGAACTTGTGGTAGAGTTCAATTTCACTTCTTTCTTGTTTCACGATTTCTGCTGCTGCTACAATATCAGTATGTCGCCGAATGAAGTCATCAAAACTTGACACCAATGGATTGTAGTAATTTTCCTTCCAGCAGTAATCTGGAAGCGGAAAGTATCCTATTGGTGAGAAACCGTTTTTTTCAAGAACCATCATCTTCCGTGAGGCCGTATTGATTTCGCCGTATTGAGTGTTCCAGTAGTCCTCAATTTCTTGTGGACGTTCATCAGTCAACCAAGTGATTTCAGATATTGCCAAAATGCCATCTTCCTTGAGAAAGTTCTTCCAATACTTGATACCATTCTCAAACCCCATATTGTAAATTGAACCTTCTCCCCAGATGACATCCAACTGGTTTTCCACAAAAGGTAATTCCTCCATTGGTGAGGTCATTGTAATTATTCTGTCACTGACTCCATGTTCAATTGCTTTCTTGTGAAGTTTATCTAGGAACTCAGTAGCTATGTCTACTGCTATTATAGATGCTTGCAACTCTTTTGCTAAAATAAGTGCTGATGCGCCTGTGCCACAACCAATATCAGCAATTTTAAGTCCGGAATGGTTCTTGATTCCTGAGAGTTCTATAGCAAGTTTAGTTTCTCTGTTTCCCCCAGGTCCTTGTCTTTGTTGATCCTTGTGAAGATCAATTACCAGGTTAAGATTCTCCATACCTCAAGAATTTTTTATCAAAAAAGGGCTTTGCGCTCACAAAAAGCACTCAAATTTATTGTTGGGCGCCCCCATATTATAATTCATAAAAAAGAATATGACTAAGTTATAGATATTGAAACACAAGGCGATCGCATTCTGGAACCACTACACTGCCAACTACTGTGGTGTCATTAACATTGCCGATAAAATTCCTAGTCTGTGCCATAATTTGATTACCTCTAAAAGGGGTGTAAGGTGATCCGGATTTCTTGGAGGAAAGCCTCGATCACCTTACCTTTAAGTATAAAACTACTTGAATAAATATGCAATAGGTTTATTGAAAAAAATTAATAAAATTTGTAAATCTTTTAGACTTGTCAAGCATAAGTGAAAAATATAAGAAATTTGGACTCACGCAATCCCCTCGGAACCACAAGGATGGTTTACACTGTAAATTGTGGTCAATAAAGAAAACTGCTGTAATAGTTATGCCATTTTAACCTTGCCATATAGGATACACTTATCTACTTAATTTTCTATATGGCCTTAGATTTTATATGAAAGAGTTCAACACAGTCGGCATTTGTCAGATAGAAAAGCACTACATGTGCGATGTGACAGCAAAATTCAATAGATGTAGTCAACTGATAGAAAGTGGCAAATATTTTGCCATCAATTTCCCCCGCCAACATGGGAAGACCACCATGCAGAATCTGCTGGCAAAAAGCTTTGAGAAGGTGGAAACATATCTGGTAATCAGCACCAGTTTCGAGGGGATTGGCGACCTACCATTTGAAAGTGAGAAAAATCTGGCGGGCATGATACCTGTGGTTTTTGCCAAAGGATTGTTCTTCAACCACCCGGAACTAGCGGACTGGCTTGAAGGTGAAGCCAGGAAAATAGAAAACTTCCAACAACTTTCAAGATTTATCAGCGATTGGGTTAGTAAGTCTGGGCTAAAAATTGTTTTGCTGCTGGACGAAATTGACAAAGCCAGCAACAACCAGGTGTTCATCAATTTCTTGTCCTTGTTACGGGACAAATACCTAGCAGCAGCACAAGGTCGAGATGCCACCTTTCATTCCGTAGTACTGATTGGTATCCATGATGTGAAGACCTTGAAGTTAAAGCTTACCACGGGTGAGGAGCGCAAGCTGAACAGTCCTTGGAACATTGCTGTAGACTTGGATATCGAATTCACCTTCACCCAGCAGGAAATTGAACCCATGCTCGTGGAATATGCCCGTGAGCATATACTCACCATAGACTCTCATTTATTGGCTCAGCTTCTGTTTTACTATACCAATGGTAATCCTTTCCTTATTAGCAAGATGTGCCAGGTCATTGATGAAGTTTATATGCGTGAAAATAAGCGACCTTGGGCATCTGAGGACATCGACGCAGCCTACACATACCTAGTGGATGGAGCTTATACCACGACCCACTTTGATGATATTGACAAAAACCTGGAAAACAACGAAGATCTTTTCCACCTGGTCAAAGATATTGTGATCAATGGTATGGCATTGAAGTTCAATGTCAGCAATCCAGTTATTGCCAAGGGCAAAGTCTATGGAATACTAAGGGGAAACGAGCAGGGTCTCTGCGATATCAGCAATAAAATCTATGAATACCGAATTCTTGACTACCTACTTTCTAAGCAGGAAACTGACCATGGCCTCCTTGACCGATACCGAGACAGCGGATTCATATCTGGTGGAAGACTCAATATTGAGCTAATCTTGGAGAGATTCCAGTGGTTCATGCAGGAGCATCATTCATCTAAAGACAACGATTTTCTGGAGTCCAACGGGCGTATGTTGCTCATGTCTTTCTTTCGCCCGATCATCAATGGTAAGGGATACCTATTTAAGGAGAATGTGACTGCGGAAGACCGTAGGATGGATTTGGTGGTTACCTACAACAACCAGCGTTATGTGATCGAACTGAAAATCTGGTACGGTGAAAAGCGGCTCCAGGATGGACTTGATCAGCTTTGTAGCTACCTAGATTCGTACAGGTTGAACGAGGGACATA is a window encoding:
- a CDS encoding ABC transporter permease, giving the protein MKTDINLPSVTSPSLMVSETGSSFIGEITQETLALTRRLFIQLQRRPSTLIAGIIQPVMWLVLFGALFQNAPQGLFGSTANYGQFLAAGVIVFTAFAGALNAGLPVMFDREFGFLNRLLVAPLASRFSIVFASAIFIISQSLLQAAVIVGAAAMLGAGLPDINGLVAIALIVFLLALGVTAISLGLAFALPGHIELIAVIFVSNLPLLFASTALAPLSFMPEWLKIVVALNPLSYAIEPIRHLYLNSDWELNDVVMEVFWGNVSFGGSLLVLLGFAIVALLSIQSQLRKTLA
- the ygfZ gene encoding CAF17-like 4Fe-4S cluster assembly/insertion protein YgfZ, which translates into the protein MLTSLIDSEDRAAVYAAKTKTAVCDRSHWGRIEVTGEDRLRFLHNQSTNNLQSLQPGSGCDTVMVTSTARTIDLVTGYVLEDRVLLLVSPNRREFLLSWLDRYIFFADQVTLTDITEQTATFTLLGPESDTIISKLGAASLLSQPDGHHISINGIIFAVGTGLTIPGYTLILPRAEKQQIWQQLLDWGAVKLSDRHWEMLRISQGRPAPDAELTDDYNPLEVGLWQTVSFNKGCYIGQETIARLNTYKGVKQHLWGIKLKNCAQPGTIITISEEKVGKLTSYIETPEGHFGLGYIRAKAGGVGLTVEVGETQGEIVPVPFVSWEYPQ
- a CDS encoding DUF2214 family protein; translation: MLVNAIVAYLHYLSLAIIFGSLCTELFTLKPDLTNKEGWRVLIADSAYGIAGVTVLITGVLRVLYLEKGAAYYTHQPVFWLKISIFILVGLLSLYPTFSFLMWIKNLRNQNSPEVSPEKINLLKTIIRLELVGFSLIPLFASMMARGIRLGL
- a CDS encoding peroxiredoxin, whose protein sequence is MALHLGDTVPNFTQASTHGEINFYEWASDSWVVLFSHPADYTPVCTTELGTVAKLKPEFDKRNVKAIALSVDDVESHQGWVGDIEETQSTTLNYPIIADPDKKVSELYDMIHPNAAANITVRSVFVIDPNKKLRLSFTYPPSTGRNFDELLRVIDSLQLTDNYSVATPADWKDGEDCVIVPSLKDPEVLKEKFPKGYQEIKPYLRFTPQPNK
- a CDS encoding cysteine synthase A produces the protein MDIKRGFIGTIGNTPLIRLNSFSEETGCEILGKAEFLNPGGSVKDRAALYIIEDAEKKGLLRPGGTVVEGTAGNTGIGLAHICNAKGYKCLIIIPNTQSQEKIDALTTLGAEVRPVPAVPYKDPNNYVRLSGRIAQEMSNAIWANQFDNLANRCAHYETTGEEIWQQTGGKIDGWVAATGTGGTYAGVAMCLKEKNSNIKCVVADPLGSGLYSYIKTGKISIEGNSITEGIGNSRITANMEDVPIDDAIQINDQEALRVVYQLLRRDGLLMGGSTGINVGAAVALARELGPGHTIVTILCDSGSRYQSRIFNPEWLATKGLVMG
- a CDS encoding SAM-dependent methyltransferase, translating into MENLNLVIDLHKDQQRQGPGGNRETKLAIELSGIKNHSGLKIADIGCGTGASALILAKELQASIIAVDIATEFLDKLHKKAIEHGVSDRIITMTSPMEELPFVENQLDVIWGEGSIYNMGFENGIKYWKNFLKEDGILAISEITWLTDERPQEIEDYWNTQYGEINTASRKMMVLEKNGFSPIGYFPLPDYCWKENYYNPLVSSFDDFIRRHTDIVAAAEIVKQERSEIELYHKFNKYFGYGFYIARK
- a CDS encoding AAA-like domain-containing protein, with amino-acid sequence MKEFNTVGICQIEKHYMCDVTAKFNRCSQLIESGKYFAINFPRQHGKTTMQNLLAKSFEKVETYLVISTSFEGIGDLPFESEKNLAGMIPVVFAKGLFFNHPELADWLEGEARKIENFQQLSRFISDWVSKSGLKIVLLLDEIDKASNNQVFINFLSLLRDKYLAAAQGRDATFHSVVLIGIHDVKTLKLKLTTGEERKLNSPWNIAVDLDIEFTFTQQEIEPMLVEYAREHILTIDSHLLAQLLFYYTNGNPFLISKMCQVIDEVYMRENKRPWASEDIDAAYTYLVDGAYTTTHFDDIDKNLENNEDLFHLVKDIVINGMALKFNVSNPVIAKGKVYGILRGNEQGLCDISNKIYEYRILDYLLSKQETDHGLLDRYRDSGFISGGRLNIELILERFQWFMQEHHSSKDNDFLESNGRMLLMSFFRPIINGKGYLFKENVTAEDRRMDLVVTYNNQRYVIELKIWYGEKRLQDGLDQLCSYLDSYRLNEGHIIVFNFNKNKAYDTRKIVHRGKRLTAVFV